Proteins encoded by one window of Serratia nevei:
- the tssH gene encoding type VI secretion system ATPase TssH — MYQRERLFSRLGHFAYQSFVEATKLCRTFRHEYVELEHWLKVLVDKERGDLPLILAHYAINIQRVSDALDRILHTLPNRTNAVVDLSTQLETVVERGLLMSQLAETPSGGVRTIHILVGILQDPTLQRSLYRLSEEFKKLPIPQLFDDYPAILAESVEQEEEEEESYGALGEAPDAPETVEILDKWCADLTRQARDGEIDPVIGREAELRQVIDILLRRRQNNPILVGEAGVGKTAVAEALACKIAQGQVPPLLQGARLLSLDLGRMQAGASMRGEFESRLKALIDAIAHSAVPVILFCDEAHTLVGAGGQAGTGDAVNLLKPMLARGALRMVAATTWSEYKQFIEPDAALTRRFQYVLVSEPDEENAVNMMRAIAPHFAQHHSVKIRESALQAAVHLSLRHLPSRQLPDKAISLLDTACARVALSQHAQPEKIESLEAGLAVKRTEMHGLQEESKFDDLALTRISELQQTLSELEGELDALRQRQAQEQQAVTTLLDAEQQSPDRLPQLATELGELQDGGLPLVYPWVDDRVVAEVLSDWTGIPTGRMLQSDLDNALNLNQLLSRQIFGQQTAIDEIAQAVRISRAGIQAHDRPLGVFMLSGPSGVGKTETAFALAEAMYGGAHNLIVFNMSEFQESHTVSTLKGAPPGYVGYGKGGKLTEAVRRKPYSIVLLDEFDKAHPDIHEAFYQVFDKGVMEDGEGRMISFRQCFILMTSNIGAGEIEATLAETPELKTEALRPMLHDVLARFFPAALLARMNVIPYVPLSTEAITHIATKQISRLQQRLHKEVGVSLVLEGDIPGWIAKRISAHPSRGRAVESLLQQAILPPISNEVLQRKRTGQELQNIQLMVENDSLSVYFD; from the coding sequence GTGTATCAACGAGAACGTCTTTTTTCGCGATTGGGCCACTTTGCTTATCAGTCCTTCGTTGAAGCCACCAAGCTGTGCCGGACCTTCAGGCACGAATACGTGGAGCTTGAACACTGGCTGAAAGTCCTGGTGGACAAAGAACGCGGCGACTTGCCGCTGATCCTGGCGCACTACGCGATCAATATTCAGCGCGTAAGCGATGCGTTGGATCGCATTCTCCATACCTTGCCAAACCGGACGAATGCGGTGGTGGATCTGTCGACGCAGTTGGAAACGGTGGTGGAAAGAGGGCTGCTGATGAGCCAGCTCGCCGAAACGCCGTCCGGCGGCGTGCGCACCATCCATATCCTGGTCGGCATTCTGCAGGATCCCACGCTGCAGCGCAGCCTGTACCGGCTGAGCGAAGAGTTTAAAAAACTGCCGATCCCACAGCTGTTCGACGACTACCCGGCGATTCTGGCCGAGTCTGTCGAACAGGAGGAGGAGGAAGAAGAAAGCTACGGCGCGCTCGGCGAGGCGCCGGATGCGCCCGAGACGGTCGAGATACTCGATAAATGGTGTGCGGACCTGACTCGTCAGGCGCGCGACGGTGAAATCGACCCGGTGATTGGCCGCGAAGCGGAGCTGCGCCAGGTGATCGACATTTTGCTGCGTCGTCGGCAGAACAACCCGATTTTGGTGGGCGAAGCCGGGGTCGGCAAAACGGCGGTGGCGGAAGCGCTGGCCTGCAAGATAGCCCAAGGGCAGGTGCCGCCGCTGCTGCAGGGCGCCCGGCTGCTGTCTTTGGATCTGGGGCGCATGCAGGCCGGGGCGAGCATGCGCGGCGAATTCGAATCGCGCCTGAAAGCGCTGATCGACGCCATCGCGCATTCGGCCGTGCCGGTGATTTTGTTCTGCGACGAGGCGCATACGCTGGTGGGCGCCGGCGGGCAGGCCGGCACCGGCGACGCCGTCAACCTGTTGAAACCGATGCTGGCCAGGGGCGCGCTGCGCATGGTGGCGGCGACCACCTGGTCGGAATACAAACAGTTCATCGAGCCGGATGCCGCGCTGACGCGCCGTTTCCAGTACGTGCTGGTTTCAGAGCCGGACGAAGAGAATGCGGTGAACATGATGCGCGCCATCGCCCCGCATTTTGCGCAGCACCACAGCGTCAAGATCCGCGAGTCGGCGCTGCAGGCGGCGGTGCATTTATCGCTGCGCCATCTGCCGTCGCGGCAGCTGCCGGACAAGGCCATCAGCCTGCTGGACACCGCCTGCGCGCGGGTGGCGCTGAGCCAGCATGCGCAGCCTGAAAAAATCGAGTCGCTCGAGGCCGGGCTGGCGGTGAAGCGTACCGAAATGCACGGCCTGCAGGAAGAAAGCAAATTCGACGATCTGGCGCTCACCCGCATCAGCGAATTGCAGCAGACGCTCAGCGAGCTGGAAGGAGAGCTGGATGCGCTGCGTCAGCGGCAGGCGCAGGAGCAGCAGGCGGTCACCACCTTGCTCGATGCAGAGCAGCAGTCGCCGGATCGTTTGCCGCAGCTGGCCACCGAGTTGGGCGAGCTGCAGGACGGCGGTCTGCCGCTGGTGTATCCGTGGGTGGACGATCGCGTCGTGGCGGAGGTGTTGTCGGATTGGACCGGCATCCCCACCGGCCGCATGCTGCAAAGCGATCTGGACAATGCGCTCAACCTCAACCAACTGCTGAGTCGCCAGATTTTCGGCCAGCAGACGGCGATCGACGAAATCGCGCAGGCGGTGAGGATCTCCCGCGCCGGCATCCAGGCGCACGATCGGCCGTTGGGCGTTTTCATGCTGTCCGGCCCGAGCGGCGTCGGCAAAACGGAGACCGCGTTCGCCCTGGCGGAGGCGATGTACGGCGGCGCGCATAACCTGATCGTCTTCAATATGAGCGAGTTTCAAGAGTCGCACACCGTCTCCACGCTGAAGGGGGCGCCGCCGGGCTATGTCGGCTATGGCAAGGGCGGCAAATTGACGGAGGCGGTGCGGCGCAAACCCTATTCCATCGTGCTGCTCGACGAATTCGACAAGGCGCATCCCGATATCCATGAAGCGTTCTATCAAGTCTTCGACAAGGGCGTGATGGAGGACGGCGAGGGCCGCATGATCAGCTTCCGCCAGTGCTTTATTTTGATGACCAGCAACATCGGCGCCGGCGAAATAGAAGCGACGCTGGCGGAAACGCCGGAGCTGAAAACTGAGGCGTTGCGCCCGATGCTGCACGACGTCCTGGCGCGCTTTTTCCCGGCGGCGCTGTTGGCGCGCATGAACGTCATTCCTTACGTGCCGCTTTCCACCGAAGCGATAACCCATATCGCCACCAAACAGATTTCACGTTTACAGCAGCGTTTGCACAAAGAAGTGGGCGTGTCGCTGGTGCTGGAGGGCGACATCCCAGGCTGGATCGCCAAACGCATCAGCGCCCATCCATCGCGCGGAAGAGCGGTCGAGTCGCTGCTGCAGCAGGCGATCTTGCCGCCGATCAGCAATGAAGTGCTGCAGCGCAAACGGACGGGACAGGAACTGCAGAATATCCAACTCATGGTCGAGAACGATAGCTTAAGTGTTTATTTCGACTGA
- a CDS encoding DoxX family protein, whose protein sequence is MVKSLNAAFTRLFDRPDAGKLALRLTFGGLMLFHGVAKIQHGVGWIAGALQEQGLPAFIAYGVYVGEILAPILIILGLFTRPAALVYAFTLVVAFLMVGTGKVFTVTDVGAWGIENELVFFMGGLAILLLGSGKYTIARNEAYR, encoded by the coding sequence ATGGTTAAATCACTGAATGCGGCATTCACTCGTCTTTTTGATCGCCCGGACGCCGGCAAGTTGGCGCTCAGATTGACCTTCGGCGGGCTGATGCTGTTTCACGGCGTAGCGAAAATTCAGCATGGCGTCGGCTGGATCGCCGGCGCGCTGCAGGAACAGGGGCTGCCCGCCTTCATCGCCTATGGCGTGTACGTGGGCGAGATCCTGGCGCCGATACTGATCATTTTGGGGCTGTTCACCCGCCCCGCCGCGCTGGTTTACGCCTTTACGCTGGTAGTGGCGTTTTTGATGGTGGGCACTGGCAAGGTGTTCACCGTTACCGACGTCGGCGCCTGGGGCATTGAAAACGAACTGGTGTTCTTTATGGGCGGGCTTGCCATCCTGCTGCTGGGCAGCGGCAAATACACGATTGCGCGCAATGAAGCCTATCGGTAA
- a CDS encoding ImpA family type VI secretion system protein: MNEVISTAVNGVEFDPRYSEIEFTLSEFDSQTDPLNAVDNARDINWHAIREQSAALLEQCFDLHVVLWFMRANLHIDGFSAVYQGITAIDGKYAEEGSTIFPQADMEPATDSFHAAALGWLATSSCLHEIKNSKIFPDTPLTTDELLNMRMDEQEGKSLHFSEVVKVLGQADSYFAGRNMPSLKEQLSQGIDALERVENYANLQAEDYRLDCRQVRDYLALFSRQLLSLEQQELPEEIGAAPADAEAAEAPATLPGKYIRSRQDVILLLDQVLDYFQNYEPSHPAPILIRRSQKMIGMDFATIVEELLPESLASLNQLSGK; encoded by the coding sequence ATGAATGAAGTCATCTCAACAGCAGTTAACGGCGTCGAATTTGACCCTCGATACAGTGAAATTGAATTCACGTTATCGGAATTTGACAGCCAAACCGATCCGCTGAATGCCGTGGATAATGCACGCGACATCAATTGGCATGCTATTCGCGAGCAATCTGCCGCCTTACTTGAACAGTGCTTCGATTTACATGTCGTGCTGTGGTTTATGCGCGCTAACCTTCATATCGATGGTTTTTCGGCTGTCTATCAAGGCATCACGGCTATCGACGGCAAATATGCCGAAGAGGGAAGCACCATTTTCCCTCAGGCCGATATGGAGCCGGCGACGGACAGCTTCCATGCGGCCGCGTTAGGCTGGCTCGCCACCTCGTCCTGCCTGCACGAAATCAAAAACAGCAAGATCTTCCCCGATACGCCGTTAACCACCGATGAACTGCTCAATATGCGAATGGACGAGCAGGAAGGCAAAAGCCTGCATTTTTCGGAAGTGGTGAAGGTGTTGGGGCAGGCTGACAGCTATTTTGCCGGCAGAAATATGCCGTCATTAAAAGAACAGCTGTCGCAGGGAATCGACGCCTTGGAGCGCGTGGAAAACTACGCCAACCTGCAGGCTGAAGATTACCGTCTGGACTGCCGCCAGGTACGCGACTATTTAGCGCTCTTCAGCCGCCAACTGCTCTCTCTCGAACAGCAGGAATTGCCGGAGGAGATCGGCGCTGCGCCGGCCGACGCGGAAGCGGCGGAGGCGCCGGCCACCCTGCCTGGCAAATATATCCGTTCCCGGCAGGATGTCATCTTGCTGTTGGACCAGGTTTTGGACTATTTCCAAAACTATGAGCCCAGCCATCCGGCCCCCATTCTTATTCGACGTTCACAAAAAATGATCGGTATGGACTTCGCGACGATTGTTGAGGAGCTTTTGCCGGAATCTCTGGCCTCGTTAAATCAATTGTCCGGGAAGTAA
- the tssG gene encoding type VI secretion system baseplate subunit TssG, translated as MADMSLMRETALSLEQAPAPGAQGESVGQAEIRGLSNRQDFFELLRRIERAQPDAPRLGVSNDRSRERLCITQPADMGFASREIASIVQRPTQVLIQARHFGMFAPYGPLPIHVTEHARTEVIARRNQAFQQFVGIVSQRFAVLHYRAWAQLKAMIGHDHDDDKNPFLHHLRQTVGVDTTLAVNPHIQRLREAYPGIYLPGRRSLRQLNKMLAAYFAVPIEITPRYAKWIDDGKKNGSQKLGKLGSTRIGSRFFDAQYGAHIQIGPLGAPHYQQYQRGSRRLQALVSICHDFTSHQLMLDVSLLIATEPSMAAQLGGKSLSKDSWLKPKTGTFRQLVYQSTT; from the coding sequence ATGGCTGATATGTCGCTGATGCGCGAAACGGCGCTGTCGTTGGAACAGGCGCCGGCGCCGGGGGCCCAAGGCGAAAGCGTGGGCCAGGCCGAAATCCGCGGGCTGTCCAATCGGCAGGATTTCTTCGAGCTGTTGCGGCGCATCGAGCGTGCGCAGCCGGATGCGCCGCGGCTCGGCGTCTCCAACGATCGCAGCCGCGAAAGGCTCTGCATCACCCAGCCGGCGGATATGGGTTTCGCCTCGCGTGAAATCGCCTCCATCGTACAACGCCCTACGCAGGTGCTGATTCAGGCGCGGCATTTCGGCATGTTCGCCCCTTACGGCCCGCTGCCGATCCATGTGACCGAGCACGCGCGCACCGAAGTCATCGCCAGGCGCAATCAGGCGTTCCAGCAGTTCGTCGGCATCGTCAGCCAGCGCTTCGCCGTACTGCATTACCGGGCCTGGGCGCAGCTGAAGGCGATGATCGGGCATGACCATGACGATGACAAAAACCCGTTTTTGCATCATCTGCGGCAGACGGTGGGCGTCGACACCACGTTGGCCGTGAACCCGCATATCCAGCGCCTGCGCGAAGCCTACCCCGGCATTTATCTGCCGGGCCGCCGCTCGCTGCGCCAGCTTAACAAGATGCTGGCGGCCTACTTCGCGGTTCCCATCGAAATTACGCCGCGCTACGCCAAATGGATCGACGACGGCAAAAAAAACGGCAGCCAAAAGCTGGGCAAGCTGGGGAGCACGCGCATCGGTAGCCGCTTTTTCGATGCCCAGTACGGCGCGCATATTCAAATCGGGCCGCTGGGGGCCCCGCATTATCAGCAGTATCAGCGCGGCAGCCGGCGGTTGCAGGCGCTGGTGAGCATCTGCCATGACTTCACGAGCCATCAGCTGATGTTGGACGTCAGCCTGCTGATCGCCACGGAGCCGAGCATGGCGGCGCAGCTGGGCGGCAAGTCGCTGAGTAAAGACAGCTGGCTGAAACCTAAGACAGGGACGTTTAGGCAGCTGGTTTATCAATCAACAACTTAA
- the tssF gene encoding type VI secretion system baseplate subunit TssF encodes MFSERFLQLYNDELRYFREAGRQFASSHPQVAQHLGMHIDGVLDPFVERLLEGSAFLCTRIQEKLNNEQPEFALQMLSRLAPLWYTPVPAIATVAIKPDLSFPQWHSQVDLPRGSRMTLNDISLNNKPATFTTARHIKVQPVEIALAECEILPPHHLPDGAARHMQDCSAYVRIGLTTHGVLPVSELDLEPLHLTLAEDTVRANQLMAALLNRTLRIVLWAKNDDRPVIKVLQPESLRLGGVGDEEALLPTAVGELPGNRLMREYFAAPSRFFSLELHGVRDFLRQCERVHEFEILFALEQRPLTLIGRVNARDFHLFATPVINLYRRHCSPVLLTGERTEHQLVVDRLNTSLYEIHSVKQVKGMLPDGNPVIFSSLQADVHYDCEREPAGYTLHRRREPSPSKYNNPHLPNEDTFIAISPGKSGIDIDDITSLSVEALVCERHLVPAHLQQPHFQLETAMPIHQVEIVRYPSNPVAVPNISQAWQAIQMLASNPLRHARPDVQDCSALLRDWLSLFCHQDDSSQRKRIASIKNAWVEHHFERNQGPGPLAWIRGAEIAVNLSANHHADHGAYLFGKILHHALSQYGDLNQTLSMKLLLDGETHADWGALYYG; translated from the coding sequence ATGTTCAGTGAGCGTTTTCTCCAATTATATAATGATGAGCTGCGTTATTTTCGCGAGGCCGGCCGTCAGTTCGCCTCTTCGCATCCCCAGGTCGCTCAGCATTTAGGCATGCATATCGACGGCGTGCTGGATCCTTTCGTCGAGCGCCTGTTGGAGGGCTCTGCTTTTCTTTGCACCCGCATCCAGGAAAAGCTGAACAACGAGCAGCCAGAATTCGCCTTGCAAATGCTTTCGCGCCTGGCGCCCTTGTGGTACACGCCGGTTCCCGCGATCGCCACCGTCGCGATTAAGCCCGATCTCTCTTTTCCCCAGTGGCATAGCCAGGTCGACCTGCCGCGCGGGAGCCGAATGACCCTGAACGATATCTCGCTGAACAACAAACCCGCCACGTTCACCACGGCGCGGCATATTAAAGTGCAGCCCGTTGAGATTGCGCTGGCGGAATGCGAAATCCTGCCGCCTCACCATTTGCCCGACGGCGCCGCCAGGCATATGCAAGACTGTTCGGCCTACGTCAGAATCGGCCTGACCACGCACGGCGTGTTGCCCGTCTCGGAACTGGATCTCGAGCCGTTGCACCTGACGTTGGCGGAAGATACGGTGCGGGCCAACCAGCTGATGGCCGCGCTGCTTAATCGCACCTTGCGCATCGTGCTATGGGCGAAAAACGACGATCGGCCGGTCATCAAAGTCTTGCAACCGGAAAGCCTGCGTCTGGGCGGCGTCGGCGACGAAGAGGCGCTGTTGCCCACCGCGGTGGGGGAATTGCCCGGCAACCGCCTGATGCGCGAGTACTTTGCGGCGCCGAGCCGCTTCTTCAGCCTGGAGCTGCATGGCGTGCGGGACTTTCTGCGCCAATGTGAACGCGTCCATGAATTCGAGATTTTGTTCGCGCTTGAGCAACGCCCGCTAACGCTGATCGGTCGCGTCAACGCCAGGGATTTTCATCTTTTCGCGACCCCGGTCATCAACCTGTATCGTCGCCATTGCTCGCCGGTGCTGCTGACGGGAGAGCGCACGGAGCATCAGCTGGTGGTCGATCGTTTGAACACCTCGCTGTATGAGATTCATAGCGTCAAACAGGTGAAGGGCATGCTGCCCGACGGCAACCCGGTGATTTTCTCTTCGCTGCAGGCCGACGTGCACTACGACTGCGAGCGGGAGCCGGCCGGCTATACGTTGCACCGCCGCCGGGAACCGTCGCCATCCAAATACAACAACCCGCACCTGCCCAACGAAGATACCTTTATCGCCATTTCGCCGGGCAAAAGCGGCATCGACATCGATGACATCACGTCGCTCAGCGTCGAGGCGCTGGTCTGCGAACGGCATCTGGTGCCTGCGCACCTGCAGCAACCGCATTTTCAGCTGGAAACGGCGATGCCGATCCACCAGGTGGAGATCGTCCGCTATCCGAGCAACCCTGTCGCGGTGCCTAACATCAGCCAGGCGTGGCAAGCGATCCAGATGCTGGCCTCCAATCCTTTGCGCCATGCGCGCCCTGACGTGCAGGATTGCTCGGCGCTGTTGCGCGACTGGCTGTCGTTGTTCTGCCATCAGGATGACTCCAGCCAGCGCAAACGCATCGCCAGCATCAAAAACGCCTGGGTGGAGCACCACTTCGAACGCAATCAGGGGCCGGGGCCGCTGGCCTGGATCCGCGGGGCCGAGATCGCCGTCAACCTAAGCGCCAACCATCATGCCGATCACGGTGCCTATCTGTTCGGCAAAATATTGCACCACGCGCTGAGCCAATACGGCGACCTGAACCAAACGTTGAGCATGAAGCTGTTGCTGGATGGGGAAACCCACGCCGACTGGGGGGCGCTCTACTATGGCTGA
- the tssB gene encoding type VI secretion system contractile sheath small subunit: MAKDSSSQKFIGKNNAPRVQIEYDVELYGSQKKVELPFVTGVMSDLSGHRKKPLLPIEERKFLTFDQDNFNDRMRAIKPRLQFYVENTLSEDDALLDVELEFESMEDFSPGAIAKRVPQMQRLLEAREHLTELITYMDGKSSAEEVVKNLLEKPDFLHRLVTDARKTVADAEQDVQDSGNKGDEE; encoded by the coding sequence ATGGCTAAGGACTCAAGCTCTCAGAAATTTATCGGTAAAAATAACGCGCCCCGCGTGCAAATTGAATATGACGTAGAGCTCTACGGTTCACAAAAGAAAGTAGAGTTACCTTTTGTCACGGGGGTCATGTCCGATCTCTCTGGGCATCGGAAAAAACCTTTGCTGCCGATCGAAGAGCGAAAATTCCTGACGTTCGATCAGGACAATTTCAACGATCGCATGCGGGCCATTAAACCTCGTCTTCAATTTTACGTGGAGAATACCTTGAGTGAGGATGATGCGCTGCTGGACGTGGAATTAGAGTTTGAATCGATGGAGGATTTTTCGCCCGGCGCCATCGCCAAACGGGTTCCGCAGATGCAACGCCTGCTGGAGGCCCGCGAACATCTCACGGAACTGATCACGTATATGGATGGCAAATCCAGCGCGGAAGAGGTGGTGAAGAATCTGCTGGAGAAGCCCGATTTTCTGCATCGTTTGGTGACGGATGCACGTAAAACGGTCGCGGATGCGGAACAGGATGTGCAGGATTCCGGGAATAAAGGAGATGAGGAATGA
- a CDS encoding type VI secretion system baseplate subunit TssE yields the protein MKASLPMLFDKLSVRSQSGSADNWRRVLVRDIEFLLNDASRSADLKLHDYAHSESSVLNYGLPSLSQRIPINTDPLTLARHIQRIITSFEPRLDPKTIRVVPVVNERQSYVLAILFDIYGTCSLPGDEMLVNLRIALDYSCGAVHVFD from the coding sequence ATGAAAGCGTCATTACCCATGCTATTCGATAAGCTCAGCGTGAGAAGTCAAAGCGGCAGCGCCGATAATTGGCGGCGCGTCCTGGTGCGCGATATCGAATTCTTATTGAATGACGCATCGCGCAGCGCAGATTTAAAACTTCACGATTATGCGCACAGCGAAAGCTCGGTATTGAATTATGGCCTGCCGTCGCTGAGCCAACGAATACCGATTAATACCGATCCGCTAACGCTGGCGAGACATATACAAAGAATCATTACGTCTTTTGAGCCACGGCTGGATCCGAAAACGATTCGCGTGGTGCCGGTAGTGAATGAGCGTCAATCGTATGTATTGGCGATCTTATTCGATATCTATGGCACCTGCTCATTACCGGGTGACGAAATGCTGGTGAATTTGCGCATAGCTCTTGATTATTCCTGTGGCGCCGTACACGTATTTGATTAA
- the tssC gene encoding type VI secretion system contractile sheath large subunit — MRARQRRYSAKQQATAVAEVETQETENELDGLLKRSFRPRTNEASEAVRRAIGTLSEYANQGKVKVSQDVVLTIESLIAQIDEQLSQQMNNILHHKEFQKLESAWQGLSYLVDNTNVSETLKIRVLNISQDELTRNLRRYRGSAWDQSPVFKQIYEQEYGQFGGEPFGCIIGDFEFDHSPMSVTLLTELAKISAASHCPFISAASPSLLQMSKWNELGNPRDIGKIFTTPEYASWRRLRESNDSRYLVLTMPRFLSRLPYGAKTNPIEEFAFEEAVRPDMDDDFSWANSAYAMGVNINRAFHEYGWCSKIRGIESGGSVEELPAYAFPSDEGGYELTCPTEVAISDRREQELSDAGFLPLVYRKHSDFAAFIGSCTMHAPAKYEDPDATANAKLSSRLPYIFATCRFAHYLKCIVRDKIGSFRSRDDMQLWLNDWLMNYVDGDPSVSTEATKARRPLAAAEVRVEDVEDDPGYYRAHFYLRPHYQLEGMTVSLRLVSKLPSAKKDGSR; from the coding sequence ATGAGAGCGAGGCAACGACGCTATTCAGCTAAGCAGCAGGCAACGGCAGTCGCTGAAGTTGAAACGCAGGAAACGGAAAACGAGCTTGACGGTCTGCTCAAGCGTTCGTTCCGGCCCAGAACGAACGAGGCCTCAGAAGCGGTTCGTCGGGCCATCGGCACGCTGTCCGAATATGCCAACCAGGGCAAGGTCAAGGTCAGCCAGGATGTCGTATTGACCATTGAATCGCTGATCGCCCAGATCGACGAGCAGCTTTCGCAGCAGATGAACAATATCTTGCACCATAAGGAGTTCCAGAAGCTGGAGTCCGCCTGGCAAGGTCTGAGTTATCTGGTCGACAATACCAACGTCAGCGAAACGCTGAAGATTCGGGTATTGAACATCAGTCAGGATGAGCTGACGCGCAATCTGCGGCGCTACCGAGGATCGGCCTGGGATCAAAGCCCGGTGTTCAAACAAATTTATGAACAAGAGTATGGCCAGTTTGGTGGCGAGCCGTTCGGCTGCATCATCGGCGATTTTGAGTTCGATCACAGCCCGATGAGCGTGACGCTGCTGACGGAGCTGGCGAAAATTTCCGCCGCCTCGCACTGTCCGTTTATTTCCGCCGCTTCGCCGTCGCTGCTGCAGATGAGCAAGTGGAACGAATTGGGCAACCCGCGGGATATCGGCAAGATTTTCACCACGCCGGAATACGCTTCCTGGCGCCGCCTGCGCGAAAGCAACGATTCGCGTTATCTGGTGCTGACCATGCCGCGTTTCCTGTCGCGTTTGCCTTACGGTGCGAAGACCAACCCGATCGAAGAGTTCGCTTTCGAGGAGGCCGTCAGGCCGGATATGGATGATGATTTCTCCTGGGCCAACTCGGCGTATGCGATGGGCGTCAACATCAACCGCGCCTTCCATGAGTACGGCTGGTGTTCGAAAATCCGCGGCATCGAATCCGGCGGCTCGGTGGAGGAACTGCCCGCCTACGCGTTCCCTTCCGATGAGGGCGGTTATGAGCTGACGTGCCCGACGGAGGTCGCCATTTCCGATCGGCGCGAGCAAGAGCTGTCAGACGCCGGGTTCTTGCCTTTGGTGTATCGCAAACATTCTGATTTCGCCGCCTTTATCGGTTCTTGCACCATGCATGCCCCGGCGAAATATGAAGATCCGGATGCGACGGCCAACGCCAAGCTTTCCTCCCGGCTGCCGTACATTTTTGCCACGTGCCGCTTTGCACACTATTTGAAATGCATCGTACGCGACAAAATCGGTTCTTTCCGTTCCAGAGACGATATGCAGCTGTGGCTGAATGACTGGCTGATGAATTACGTGGATGGCGATCCTTCCGTGTCGACGGAAGCGACGAAAGCGCGTCGTCCCTTGGCCGCCGCCGAAGTTCGCGTTGAGGATGTTGAAGACGATCCGGGTTATTACCGCGCACATTTCTATTTGCGCCCGCATTACCAGTTGGAAGGCATGACCGTGTCCTTGCGATTGGTATCAAAACTTCCGTCAGCCAAAAAAGATGGGAGCAGATAA
- a CDS encoding helix-turn-helix domain-containing protein, with the protein MNEKIDYHIEKYHFAPLDEAPRLAHQWSEVLNECRETQAGAEERLRIALLNVDYVTSFELPFRLLLVRAPQLIAGIREELPLSQKNVVFNGKRFGCVYSLKSDLSGVPEAFQYSLSTRIHRRAASGVDALPYREIAKALKAPRERLRLALEQGLPVTALDGLFWFGIQRIAAEVRRLRKTGMAIVTAETEIFDTLTGTTRKVPVYRLAES; encoded by the coding sequence ATGAACGAGAAAATCGACTATCACATCGAGAAATACCATTTCGCGCCGCTGGATGAGGCCCCCAGACTCGCGCACCAGTGGAGCGAGGTGCTGAACGAGTGCCGCGAGACGCAGGCCGGAGCGGAGGAGCGTCTGCGCATTGCGCTGCTCAACGTGGATTATGTGACCAGTTTCGAACTGCCTTTCCGGTTATTGCTGGTGCGGGCGCCGCAGCTGATCGCCGGAATACGTGAGGAGCTGCCGCTCAGCCAGAAGAATGTGGTGTTCAACGGCAAGCGTTTCGGCTGCGTCTACAGCCTGAAAAGCGATTTGAGCGGCGTGCCGGAGGCCTTTCAGTACAGCCTGTCGACCCGCATTCACCGCCGGGCGGCATCGGGCGTGGACGCGCTGCCATACCGGGAAATCGCCAAGGCGCTCAAGGCGCCGCGTGAGCGGCTCAGGTTGGCGCTCGAGCAAGGGCTGCCGGTAACGGCGCTGGACGGATTGTTCTGGTTCGGCATCCAGCGCATTGCCGCCGAGGTGCGCAGGCTAAGAAAAACCGGCATGGCGATCGTGACGGCGGAAACGGAGATCTTCGACACCCTGACCGGCACCACGCGTAAGGTCCCGGTGTACCGCCTGGCCGAGAGTTAA
- a CDS encoding Hcp family type VI secretion system effector: MSTKALVDYFLKIEGVDGESPDQTYPGWIQLQAWQWAEENAGRWGFGSGGGSGKVEMKDFEFRMVSNKASPKLFLMCATGEHIPQAKLVCRKSGQGQQDFIAVTFSNCLVSSFKTVGNMPLNSTIGTEIDTVLPTDVIKLNFARIEVEYKEQNNDGSMGAVIKTGYDLKLNARI, translated from the coding sequence ATGAGCACTAAAGCTTTAGTAGACTATTTTTTGAAGATTGAAGGTGTTGACGGTGAATCCCCTGACCAAACTTATCCGGGATGGATTCAGCTGCAAGCCTGGCAATGGGCGGAGGAAAATGCCGGGCGCTGGGGATTCGGCAGCGGCGGTGGTTCCGGCAAAGTCGAAATGAAAGACTTTGAATTCCGTATGGTAAGCAATAAGGCTTCGCCGAAGCTGTTTCTGATGTGCGCCACCGGCGAGCATATTCCTCAGGCAAAACTTGTTTGCCGTAAATCAGGCCAGGGTCAGCAAGACTTTATTGCCGTGACCTTCAGTAACTGCCTGGTTTCCTCATTCAAGACCGTGGGTAATATGCCGCTGAACTCCACCATCGGTACTGAAATCGATACCGTGCTGCCCACCGATGTTATCAAGCTGAATTTCGCACGTATCGAAGTTGAGTACAAAGAGCAAAACAACGATGGCTCCATGGGTGCGGTGATTAAGACGGGGTATGACCTCAAGCTTAACGCCCGCATCTGA